In a single window of the Solea solea chromosome 14, fSolSol10.1, whole genome shotgun sequence genome:
- the LOC131473079 gene encoding parkin coregulated gene protein homolog, with protein sequence MSLKRTSVENSKLAEGFSQQSYMKGYVVAGPPSAGAFKKHLYRPTTLRKAYDNGLLPLMVVHGGVRNNISWMAQIQRLDYYYYLPLFFDGLRETDHPYELFARQGIHDLLEHGGDKILPIIPWLIIPIKKALNTRDPRVICTTLKALQHLIMCTDKVGKALVPYFKNILPMFNYYKNKNIRTGDAIDYSQRKGQNIGDLVQETLEKMERYGGEDAFVNIKHVVPTYQSCMTNLHNLHNLYNLHNLQNLYNLYNLHNLHNLYNLHNLYNLHNLHNLYNLYNLHNLHNLYNLHNLYNLHSLHNLHNLYNLHNLHNLYNLHNLYNLHSLHNLHNLYNLHNLYNLHNLYNLHSLHNLHNLYNLHSLHNLHNLHSIHNLHNLHNLHSLHCLHNLHNLYNLHSIHIIHNSYLAE encoded by the exons ATGTCATTGAAAAGGACTTCTGTGGAGAATTCCAAGCTGGCAGAAGGCTTCAGTCAGCAGTCTTATATGAAGGGGTATGTGGTGGCGGGCCCTCCGTCTGCTGGGGCTTTTAAGAAACACCTGTATAGACCGACCACTTTGCGCAAAGCGTACGATAATGGACTCCTGCCATTAATGGTGGTGCATGGCGGTGTACGCAACAACATATCATGGATGGCACAAATCCAGAGGCtggactactactactacctgCCTCTGTTCTTTGATGGCTTACGTGAGACTGATCATCCATACGAGCTCTTTGCCCGCCAGGGGATCCATGACCTGTTGGAACATGGAGGCGACAAGATCCTGCCCATCATCCCCTGGCTCATCATCCCCATAAAGAAAGCCCTGAACACACGGGACCCCCGGGTGATCTGCACAACGCTTAAAGCCCTGCAGCATCTGATCATGTGTACAGACAAGGTGGGAAAAGCTCTGGTGCCATACTTCAAAAATATTCTCCCCATGTTCAACTACTATAAGAATAAGAACATCCGCACTGGTGATGCTATTGACTACAGCCAGAGGAAGGGACAGAACATCGGGGACCTGGTTCAGGAGACTCTGGAGAAGATGGAGCGTTACGGAGGAGAGGACGCCTTCGTAAACATCAAACACGTGGTGCCCACCTACCAGTCCTGCATGACCAA CCTTCACAACCTTCACAACCTTTACAACCTTCACAACCTTCAAAACCTTTACAACCTTTACAACCTTCACAACCTTCACAACCTTTACAACCTTCACAACCTTTACAACCTTCACAACCTTCACAACCTTTACAACCTTTACAACCTTCACAACCTTCACAACCTTTACAACCTTCACAACCTTTACAACCTTCACAGCCTTCACAACCTTCACAACCTTTACAACCTTCACAACCTTCACAACCTTTACAACCTTCACAACCTTTACAACCTTCACAGCCTTCACAACCTTCACAACCTTTACAACCTTCACAACCTTTACAACCTTCACAACCTTTACAACCTTCACAGCCTTCACAACCTTCACAACCTTTACAACCTTCACAGCCTTCACAACCTTCACAACCTTCACAGCATTCACAACCTTCACAACCTCCACAACCTTCACAGCCTTCACTGCCTTCACAACCTTCACAACCTTTACAACCTTCATAGCATCCACATCATTCACAACAGTTATCTTGCAGAATGA
- the LOC131473080 gene encoding dynein regulatory complex protein 8-like, giving the protein MTEGADDAVVSEDNLLHKKITDAFQVFDTNNNSSVDVKDTGTIMYSLGCFPSQKDIGELKAEVEDNNTGIVFLDKFVPAMTKVLQENKFPPISEDVLLQAFEVLDREQKGYLDSEEMIEYMTKEGDAFTEEEMTEMLSALADNEEKFIYYKDVISELVFEPGM; this is encoded by the coding sequence ATGACAGAGGGTGCAGATGACGCCGTGGTGTCTGAGGACAACTTACTGCACAAGAAGATTACAGATGCTTTTCAAGTCTttgacaccaacaacaacagttcAGTGGATGTCAAGGACACTGGTACCATCATGTATTCACTGGGTTGCTTCCCTTCTCAGAAAGACATAGGTGAACTTAAAGCTGAGGTAGAAGATAATAACACAGGAATTGTCTTTCTGGACAAGTTTGTCCCAGCCATGACCAAAGTGTTGCAGGAGAACAAGTTTCCTCCGATCTCAGAGGACGTTCTTCTTCAAGCCTTTGAGGTTCTGGACAGAGAACAGAAAGGATACCTGGACTCTGAGGAGATGATAGAGTACATGACAAAGGAAGGTGACGCCTTCACTGAGGAGGAGATGACAGAAATGCTGTCAGCACTCGCTGACAATGAAGAGAAGTTCATCTATTACAAAGACGTCATCAGTGAATTGGTCTTTGAACCAGGCATGTAA